CGCCGCTGGCGCCCCATTGCCCCCGGTCATCAAAGGGTAGCCCGCGATGACGGCTGATCCAGGCATCCAGCAGCGTGCTGGCGGGGCCGGTGTCAAAGCCCAGCCGGGGTGCTTGCGCGCCCGCCGGCAGTACCGTGATGTTGGCAATGCCACCAAGGTTGAGGATGGTTCGGGATTCTTTCGGGTGGCCCAGCACGGCGGCGTGGAAGATGGGTACCAGCGGTGCGCCTTCGCCGCCGGCGGCCATGTCCCGCCGGCGCATATCCGCGACCACCGGGATACCGGTCAATTCCGCGATCAGGTTGGGGTCGGCGCCCTGCACGGTCAGCCCCTCGTCGGGCTGATGCCAGAAGGTCTGGCCATGGCTGCCAATGGCGCGGATGGCGGCGGGTGCCAGGTCTGCCTTGGCGAGCAGCGCCAGGCAGGCTTCGGCGAACAGCTCCCCCAGGGCGTGGTCCAGGCGGGCGGCTTCCAGCAGCGGAGTGTCTGCGCTCAGCGCCAGCAGCCGCTGGCGCAGTGCTTCGGGGATGCTATGGGTGTGACCGGCGATGGTGCGGCAGCGCGCCCCGGCGAACTCGACCAGGGCGGCATCCACGGCATCCCGGCTGGTGCCGGATATCAGCCCGATGTAGTACTCGTTCATCACGTCCTCACCGGGGCGGGGCGCCTAGTCCCCGGTGCTGGCCAGCTCCGTGCCGTTGATCAC
Above is a genomic segment from Alkalilimnicola sp. S0819 containing:
- a CDS encoding anhydro-N-acetylmuramic acid kinase, with amino-acid sequence MNEYYIGLISGTSRDAVDAALVEFAGARCRTIAGHTHSIPEALRQRLLALSADTPLLEAARLDHALGELFAEACLALLAKADLAPAAIRAIGSHGQTFWHQPDEGLTVQGADPNLIAELTGIPVVADMRRRDMAAGGEGAPLVPIFHAAVLGHPKESRTILNLGGIANITVLPAGAQAPRLGFDTGPASTLLDAWISRHRGLPFDDRGQWGASGDCLPELLGELLADPYFQLPAPKSTGPEHFSLAWLEARLPPSWKAADVQATLLRLTAVSIARAVCQHAPDSRRLLVCGGGVHNLALMEAIAEELPEQAVEPVSVTGLDPDLVEACAFAWLARAHLRGAAGNLPQVTGARGPRVLGGLYPGHPKN